The sequence ATCAGAACAAAATAGTCAAAATTGAAATTCAtataacaaaatcaaaatttgaaaacttaTTGGATTAAAACACAAAATTGGGCAAAATAGttaatcaaaaaaaattatttttccttaTTAACTGGCAAACGTTGAGCTAGGTTCACATAGGGTCTAAACAAAAAAGACCTCTAGCTAATAAACATATAAATAGGTCGCATTCTTTCGAGTGAAAAGTAATCTCTCATTTCTCATGATCTTGTTTTCGATGAgtattcatatttcaagaaacTGCTAACTTGATAATTAGAATATTTTGGTACCCTCGATACCTGTAATAATTGTTAGTGACGTGAGTATGACCCACAAAGTTTGCTCTTTGGATTCCCTCAAGTATTAGCCGATTACCCGGATTCAACTATTCGTTTTTGCACTCGGGCTTAGACTCCACTTTATGTTGGAGAGCACGCAAATGTTTTCCAAATCGGACGTCGGATCGAATCAAATCTCCGTTTTTCAACATTGTTTCGTGAGACGGACGTATACGAGATTTTGTATATACAATATTATACATATTATATTTGGAGAACATGAGTAATGTCTGAATTAAGGCGCGCCGTGCCAAACAAAAACTGAATTTGATTCTTTGGTAAATCTAAAACTTTGACACTTTCTCTTTGTTATTGGAGATTAAAGACAGCAAAACTTGGGCCCTTTAACAGGCCGTCGGATTTTGTTGGGCCCACAGATATCTAATTTCTCCCTTCGATTTTATCTAATCTCCAATTGTCGTTTTTGTTGCCTTTTTTATAACTGAAAACGTTTTACATAAAGTTTGACTCACATTAACAAATGTGTTTGTTTTTACGTATTattctatttattttaaaatttgggTTTTAACTActacatttaaaatattaatcaatGCTTGGTCATGGAGTATATATAATTTCTCCCTtcgattttatatatatagtttttcaTAAAGTATACCTGTTTACACCTCAAAAAATTTGTTGGCATGGGATTTTAGCTTTAAATTCAATAAGACATGGAGCATCTTTTAGCTCATAAAATTCTCACATTTGAGtttcaaaaataaatctgaTATCCCAAATTCTATACTGTTGCGCTCGGTTCGGATGAATGAAGTTATGGATTTCAAATTAATTCGTATTATTATTGATGAATTTTTATTGGGTGAATTTCAATTCTATCTATAGTTAAATGTTAATCCATTAAGATATTATCATTATGATAGATTTGAAATACAGTCAAGATTGGTGTTGTGTCAAACTTATCCTTAAAATCCCTCCCCAAAACAAATTATTCATTTCTAGGGTCGCAAATTACTTCAATTTTAGAAACATAAGGGTGATTTTGCATTCACCTGATTCTAAACTCGGATGTGGATTATTATTTGTATGCATTCGTCATTTTCCTAATTAGTTAGTAGTGTGGAAGTATAATTCTGTCTCAAATGTAAATGCTAcaatacctttttttttttttgttttatttgtttttaaatattatagTAAAATGTCTATAATTTGGGTAGTGTCCggaaattttgtgaaagaatAGTTCAAAAGTGATTTCTTGAAGTAATCACAAACACTTCCttagtattattattttgttcTTTTACCCATCTACCATACTCATTAAAAACATTAGGGTTTGGTTTGGAGTATTTGGACAAAtacttataaaatttttttataaaagtatttttttaaaaaaaaataattataaaatgctttaaaaattgtttttaacaataaatttgtgtttgaaaaactattttataaaaatattttaatatttcaaaagtAATGTTGTTAATTATTGTTCCATAGTTCCATTCTAAATACATATAAAAACACCTCtgaattgtttttaaaaattatacttggAGGGTGTTTggttaaacttattaaaaagagcttataagctcctagtgcttaaaagctgttttacgagcttataagttgttagaacttattttaaaaataagctatTAAAGTGTTTgagtaaacttattttaaacaacttaaatatgttgatatgttttgtattataagatctttttattgtcaaaattaccaaaaaaggaataattctatgaaaataaaattttgagttatacacatacgaaaatagttttagaataaacatatattaaaaaaaataaaattgttttaattctttactttataaaaatttatgtgatttgtaattttttttaaaaataatatttaatatttagtgGGTGGAGGATACGAtagagatttatgaaaatattcaaggatattttagtgagatagaatattaaaataagatttttttgaaaaaagtacctccccccttacttttttaaaaacagcttatgctgtcaaacagcttattttgacagcttataagctgtttttaaaaatttttgccaaacaaaatttgagagtttaaaagctctaaaacagcttataagttgtttgcaagagcttttaagctctcccaaacactctTTTGGAGaacactttaaaaaaaatatttttcaaaaatattttataaaaatcttaTCCTAACACATACTTTAAGTTCTTTTCACTTTTTTCTTTTCGAGGCAAAATTAttttcacttataaaatattaaaaacctTTTTAAACTGCACGTTCAAACATAACCTAgttatttccaataatttttcaCATCCTATTAAAACACGCATTAAtaacgataaaaaaatatatttttaatttgcttTTCAAACAATTTATCGATTTGTGCAAAAAGCACATAGAACTATACTTATTGGCTGGATGGAGTATTGTTTTGTCCACTCATGCGACgtgattttttttccttttccagACGAATATGGAATTCACAATATGCTTCTCGAAACAGTGTtgacaagaaaaataaaatttgttttcgTTAACAAAATATTTACGTGCTCTATCAATTTAGATATTTCGAATACGTCATTACTAAATATTCACATGCTCTATCAATTTAGACATTACGAATACGTCACGTGATGATATCGAGTTGTTGACTAATGAGTTGGGAATTTACGGATTTAGCTGTATATCTTAACAAGATGTGTAATGGAAATGGACTAGGTGTCGCATGTCAATTTGCTCGCGCGCACAAACTAAGTGTAAATGCAAGCAACATTTGTTGTATCAATTCCATCCACACTAAGTAACATCTGTCGTGTTTATGCATCTCACGATCTATATATATTCcaagaaaattttttaaaccccattcgtgtaATTCTTttcaactaaaataaaaaagaaaactaATGATACTTAATgaacgatatatatatatgtatgcctCATTCTCCATATGTTAAAAGCGAAATCCGTGTGCGCGAGAATCTCAAGTCCCTTCCGCCGGCACGCACTACACTACACTACGCCACCCATCCATAAAAGCCAAGAGCCAGCTTCACGCGGCGGCAAAAAGAACCCATTTTGCACTCTATATATAACCCACACCTCTACTCATACCATTGCCCTCCAAAAACACACACTTTCTCTCTACCTATATCTTTCTCTCTACCTCTCTCACACACACCAAAAAACACCAAGTACACACACTCAAAACCCCACACAAAAATGTGCAACAACCCCTCGGATCATCGAGATTCCGACATGTTCACTTGTTTGATCCCCAAAACCCCAACACCAACCCAACCCACACACAAACCAAAAAACCCCACCCCCACTCATCTATCTCTCCTTCTTCAAGAATCCATCTCCATTGCCAGAATAGCTCTTCCCATGATCCTCACGGGTTTGCTACTCTACTCCAGGTCCATTATCTCAATGCTTTTCCTCGGAAGATTAGGGGACCTGGCCTTAGCCGGAGGTTCTTTAGCAGTGGGGTTCGCTAACATCACGGGATATTCTATCCTCTCTGGTTTGGCCATGGGGATGGAACCCATTTGCGGACAAGCTTTTGGAGCCAGAAAGTACAAACTCCTCGGACTTTCTTTGCAAAGAACCGTGCTTTTGCTTGTTTTCACTTCGTTTCCAATAGCCTTTCTGTGGCTAAACATGAGAAGGATTCTTCTCTTCTGTGGGCAAGATGAATCCATTGCAGCACAAGCTCAAGAATATTTGTTGTATTCTTTGCCTGATCTGTTTGCTCAGGCTGTATTACATCCACTGAGAATCTACCTCAGAACTCAGTCCATAACTTTGCCGCTAACTTTCTGCGCGGCGGTCTCCATTCTTTTGCATGTACCTATTAACTATCTCCTTGTTTCGAAGCTCGGATTGGGCATAAAGGGAGTCGCATTTGCCGGGGTTTGGACAAACATGAACCTCGTCGCGTCGTTGGTTGTCTATATAATAGTGTCCGGAGTGTATAAAAAAACTTGGGAAGGCTTGTCGATGGAGTGCTTGAGAGGCTGGAAATCACTTCTGAATCTCGCTATCCCAAGCTGTGTTTCCGTTTGTCTTGAATGGTGGTGGTATGAAATAATGATCTTGATTTGCGGGCTGCTGCTGAACCCCAAGGCAACAGTGGCATCAATGGGGATTCTGATTCAAACCACAGCATTAATCTACATATTCCCATCTTCCCTCAGTTTCAGCGTTTCGACCAGAGTGGGCAACGAGATAGGAGCCGGCAGGCCGCAGAAGGCGAAATTCGCCGCCATTGTCGGGCTCTCCGGCGGGTTCTTGCTGGGATTCACGGCCTTGCTGTTCGCGGTATCGGTTAGAAACATATGGGCGACAATGTTCACGCGAGATAAAGAGATCATAGCATTGACATCTCTGGTTCTGCCGATAATCGGTCTCTGCGAGCTGGGGAACTGCCCGCAGACAACGGGCTGCGGGGTGCTGAGAGGGACGGCCCGGCCTAAAGTGGGAGCAAACATCAACCTGGGATGCTTCTATCTGGTGGGAATGCCGGTGGCTGTGGGGTTAGCTTTCTTCTTGAGGATGGACTTCCAGGGCCTCTGGTTCGGGCTTCTCGCGGCCCAATCTTCGTGTGTGATCACAATGATGGTCGTTCTTCTGCTAACTGATTGGGAATTCGAGGCCCGAAAAGCAGAAGAATTGACCAAAGAGTACAGAATTCTTGATCATCAAAACGAAGAAGATGGTGAAAAGGATGAATCAGATGATAAAGCTGAGAAAAAGGGTGACAGCCAATGTTAAATTAattcttgatatttttttagGTTAATTTTAATTAGTTTATTGTTATGgaccattaatttttttttttttttaaaaattattgttgTTAATTAGTTTGTTATCATTTATAATCTCGAAAATGTAAATGTGGAGGGGGATGGAAAGAAGGGTAATTTTGGGATTCAAGTTTTTGGTAAGGGGCAAATGAGGTATTTAGGTCTGCTTTCTTAGTGGGATTCCAGTATTTGACAACGTGAtgatatgtttgaattttatataatggaaagaatataatatttattttcacaATCTTGAAAGTTCAACCATTAAAAAGCAGCCATTGAATTTGAATTCAAACATTTTTATGGATAATTACGTCCACTATGTTTTCAGCTTTTTTAtgcgattttttaaaataattttatgaaatattcataatttattcatcacttttttttttgagagaaatAATTTATTCATCACTACCAACAAGTCACATGTGGGTTGATCCGATATCCGAAATTCTATATAAGccctttgatttatttttacaacaaaattttataataatttattttattaaatattaaaaaacgaGTCGTggaataatttataatttcatagataaataattatattgctTCAAAAAAgggataaataattatatatactgATTGTTGATTACTTGAATACATTCTTAATTAATGCATGATTCCTATCAAAATGCAACCAATTATTCGGGACAAATAAGGAGTATTTTGcgtaattatattatttaattaaaaatatatcacTTTTACTAACTAATTTGTCATCAAGTTGTTGAATTTTAATTAATGGTacagaaaaatcctcaaatcttcgtttatttttaaatattcaatcttatttttatctatattttaaaatgtaataatatatttatcaatattttaaaaattttagataGTTCAGTAatcttataaataaatatgaaaatccagtttaaaaaaataaataaggatgaaaaaattattagtttgaaaatgaaaaaattatCATAGATAAATTATTTCAACTGTATGAGCATGCGTGGAAGATGATACTAGTATTAGTTTATGAATGACAAGAACTCTActcttttgttttcttttttaaaaaaacaaaaaatttaatttttgtatgtgtttttttaaaaaaatttggtacaaaatttgattaattattgATACATGTGGGTTTTAACTTTTAAGAATGCCAAGTTTTTCCAGGAATGGatcaaaagaaaagagaggTCCACGTTTTTCTAGCTAATTGTTTTTTAAGTTGATAATTCtgtgtgtatatgtatattaattGGTAATTTTTACTAGtaattttgaatttcataggCTTGTATTAATCtctgaaaaaaaatttacctttatatttaaatagtaaCGAAATCAATTATAATTTTGCTTCTTTGAAATTACCAATTCAAGTTTGTTGAATATAAAATTATCCGTATTTGTATTCATTCTAGAAATGTGTGTTCATTGAATTGTACAAGCAATAACATTGAAAAGTATTCTATTGGTTTTTGTTGGGGTGTAATAATTGTCATTGTTTGGTAAAACGGTCAAACTATGGTGTTTGAGCTATTGTGCGGTTTAAAAGTTTTGAGTTGCAACATTACTATCAACTATAGTTTTTGGTAAAACGACAAACTTTCGGTTCTACAATTGATTACAAGGTGTGTAATTATTGGGAGGGAGATTATTGTGGTACAATAATTGTCCATGCTATTATAGTGGTCGAACCATAGCGCTTGGGCTGCTgtgaagtttaaaattttgagttGCACAATTATCACCaactataacttttggtaaagcggCAAGCGTTCGGccctacaattggtatcagagccaattAGGTCATGGGTCCGATTTGGTAATGCGGCAAGTGCTCGTtcctacatttttttttttaattttggaaaggAAAAGTACTCTATTGATTTAGATATGTtaggaaaatttatttataacaagttccattttattcaaaaaatttcatacaaaaatttcaaaatatatcataatatagaACACTAAACATAACGTACAAGCCCACAGGGACATAGGTGAGTTGGTAAGACCTGAGATGATGTGGAAAAAAATTCCCCGCAACATGTtaggaaaatttatttataacaagtttcattttattcataaaatttcatacaaaaatttcaaaatatatcataatatagaACACTAAACATAACGTACAAGCCCACAGGGGCATATGCGAGTTGGTAAGACCTGAGGTGATGTGGAAAAAAATtctccagcgttgcgggttcgatcctcgtgtggagcatattctttgctgaaatattgtggggtatgctctggggggtTGACCATGTTGCTCCCTCCTTCAGATCTCTGTCACTCGTTCACATTCCTCAATTTAACCCACATATGAGCCAATAAATCTCTGACTCATGAGAGATGAGATCCCGTCGGAGTTAAACTTTTTTTTACAAACTAAACATAACGTACAAAGATACACCATCAGTAGAGGGACTTTATCTTTACTCGTTTAGTTACATTTTTGGAGGAGCTTATTTAACAGTAAAGTCCACCACAAAATAGATATGATTTCTCTAGCTAATTGCTACAACTGCATCAGAATTGTTAGTTTTGGAGTGTaacataaattataattaaattaataaacagtcataaaaaatcataaataaacaattaaccATGATTTATACCAAGGTGCCTACACCACATAAAAAATAGCTcactttgttttttaaaaaacaaaacaaaacaaaaaattacaaCTCCTATTCTTCATGTAAAAGGATCTCGTGCCAatacaataattaattaatgatcagACAAAGGtggttaaattaattatttgtttaCTAAAATTTTAGTCTAATTGGCAACTGTTGTACTAGGAAATCAAGATTCGATTCTCTCGTGGAGTTTCATAAAAGTCcgtactaaaataatattttttttatgtgcaAAGtacaataatataattattaaatgtTAAAATGTCAATGAATACAATTATTGAATCTGTCCTAAAGAGGAGGCATCCCCCCCGTAAAATTCTCTCTTTTTGGCTCTTGGTTATGTTACCATTCATGGCAAGATTTTGTTAGTACAATGCTGATTTCCCAAAAGTACTTCACTTACACTACTTTAGAtctttaatattaaataaaaatatttctaaaaaaaaagtaaaataaaatataatttgaacTTTATATATATACGCTAATAATTAAGCAATAAAATTAACCAACATGaccatattttttattaaaataatcttgtattttatggaaaatttctctaatttttatttattatttatttatttgtgggTTCGATATTACACACATACTGTGTCTGCTAAGATTTAATATAAATTGGTCCAATGACACCAagattgaatttaaaaaaaaaaaatatcgaaGGAAATTTCGAAAACAAatcttgatatatatataaatataatatagtcTGACTTTAACTATACGAACTATGTGTTCAACACCCATTGTGGAAGCGTGGAAGAGAGTATACCAAgagatttttattgttttttcgaAAACAATCAAAACATTATGTACAACTattacatttatatatatatatatatatatatactatatttaaaatttacaagtaatataatatagagtgaaattaattaatttatattgtcACAAGTTGTACCATGTATGTTTTGAGGTTGGCTTTAAAAAAAGTGAGTGGACAACATCAAACTGAAAGGCTGTCTCTTGTGAGAAGACACCGTTCAATGTTGGGGTGTACTTTTAGTGAGCTGGGGGCTCATTCATACATAATAACCCGGGCTTGTTTGAAAGTTATCTAGTTCAATATTCGACTCATGTTATTGTTTTCTTATATCACGTACCAAGATACATCGACTTACGAACTATGAAATAGCTTAACTATCGGCCAACGAGGTTTAATACATATATTACGTACATCTATTGTTGGACATTTCATGGATACTTCGATAATTTCCTTGGCGTTAGTCAAGTGCCACAATTGATCATCATTGCTACAGTACTTATGAGATCAATGTTTAAAGAGGAACTATTAGGTTAGGGAAGATAATTTTACTATCTTTTTGTGGATATTTATTAATTCGGTACAATGtgtaatatattttatatataaatgaatTTGATGTTAATTACTACTTGTAtaataaaatttgcattttgGTATCATGGTATGGACCaaacaattcaaattcaaacccaACTTTCTAACCAATAACCAGTTTGATTTGACGCCATTAAATTTTTTGGGTCCTTGTCTGAACACTGTAGACCACTTTTCCATATCTCTTGTTCTTTTCAAACTACTACACCCCATTTTctcttttaatatatatatatatacacccaCATACATAAATTTGCATaatgataaaaattattaaaattttatgtcaTATTAAATATGAACATATATGTGTCATTCATTACAGCTCgcataaaagaaatttaaaaataaatatacgtacataaatataaaaatggGCATTCGATGACGATGAATTTTTATCCAAGAACGAAAataagtgtatatatatatatgtgtgtatgtgtgtgtgtgtgtgtgtgtgtgtgtggcaATTCCATATTGATGTATTTACCACAACATAATAGAGAGATGGGATGCATCCTATCAAGGAGACAGCTTTAAAATCTACGTTTGGGACACATGCTCGTAAGCAATGACAACGAAATATATCTGTACATTCATAAATTAAATGACCACATTTAAAATGGCAACAAAGTTGTTGGCCTTTTGAACAACTTGTAAAGATTTTTTTCTCCcaaatattattattacaaaaataataataataataataataataataataataataataataataataataataataataataataataataatattttgccCTTTTGCAAAATGGTCGATGGTGATTTAATCATGAGCTAGATAGGATAAGATAACATGGAGATATGGGCTAAGTTTTGGTCCTATTATATCCTTGCAAAAAAGTGAATTGGGATCATGTTGGAATCTCCGAGACACCATTTTTCTGcagtatttttttttctcaaatatctaaaaatattttaatcattaAATAACCCAAGTAGGGTGCATGCAAATATTTATCACGTATATTTTTTCACTTTTTTCACATGGTTTTCAATTTTCATAGTTTTGGACTCACGTTGGAATAATTTCGCTGGAAATCATAACATGTCATTATGTATGTTTGTTCGTCATCCAAGGTCCATACTGTCGGAGAATCATCATCGAAGTATAAGTGATCGTGAAAACAAACTCGATCGTCCTTAAatcattattcaaaataattttaggtTAAAAAGTTTAGAAATCAAACATGGATTTTACTCCATTTGCTTTCAATAGCCAAAAGAAGCCATGTCAATTAATCATTATAAGCACacaaaatttcgaatttgcattTGCTTCAGTGTGCTCAAACTTCAGCTTCATGGACTACAAATTTTTTGAGTTATATCACCAACCCAACTGAAGTATAcaataaattattggaaaatatctaaaataattCGGGCCCCTTGCGCAAAATTAAGTTGGCCCATTTGGTGGTCTATTCAACTTAAAAACATTTTGTTGGACATTTACCGTAAGCattttttaaaagtatttttaaACACTACCTTAGTACCTCGTTAGGCCTGTCAATTCGGAACTCTCCGTCCCGTCCCGCCCCACCATCAGATGGGGTGGGACAGATCGGCCCAAATTGATGGCGGGTTGAGATTCAAccgccaaaaaataaaaaatttaaaaattcatacataaataattataaatgatatacatatttaaaattcattaacaatagataaattattataaataatataaatttttaaaattaattaattaaacataaattatcataaataatttagagcttataatcatttataaaatattttaaacaatataaattattCAAAACTGATCAgtcatacataaaatatttaaaatattaattataatataatttttaaaaatgcaaaaaaaaaaattgatgagtCGGCCCGCCCCTCCCCTCCCCTCCTTGACACGTAGCCCAAATGAGTCAGCCAGGAGGCGGGTCGACAAAATGATGATCCAACCCGCCCTTTTTTAGTGGTAGGATGGGTTGGTTTGACGGGTCAAACCCGAATTGACGGGTCTATATGTCATATACCTATTTAAACAACCAATGGACATCTTGGTGTGGcctcttttttattttaaatatttaatattttattttttacaattatttaataaaaaacggATTGTATTAGTACACAACGTGTATgcaaaaataaatcatataagCACGCAACTCGTGCAATTCgatactaatatatataatatacagagaaaaaaatgaaagatatagataacaaaaaaatatgtaaCTCAAATTATTGAACAACTCGAGTCATATTTTAGATGAAATAAGAACAGAGTggaaacaataataaatttttggcCCTTAGTACCAATGAAAAGTCCACGAAGAAGATATTAGATCTAGCCCATTAGAGCAAAATTATTTGACGGTTCATAGGCAATTGGAGCTGGCCCAATCTTCATTTTCAGGAAGTTTGGGACTGTTAGTCTTGGGCCTGGAGACATCGCTTCTGCGAACCTTAAGGTTGATTGTCACATGCGTCACGGAAGGAGTGTCAGAAGTAGCGGAGTTTGTCCAACAAAAACCCTCAGACACTCAAATCAAAGTTACCCAAAAACCATAGCAAAAGGAAGCTTAACGtgccaaaaatgaaaaattaataaGTATAGACCTATTGATAGGCTTGAAGTAATTGAACCCTATTTTTACATTATATTTTTGggcttaaaattttcaaatatctagGCCCACTTTGTAATGGACTCAAAATAATTCTATTAAGCCGATGAGAATACAAATGATGCTCAATTTGAGAGCtccatttttgttttgtttagaagttagattagattttaatttctttcattttatttcatttttggcACGTATTTGTGGCTGACACAACGCACAACACTTCATGGCAAACAGTGTCATAAAATACTGTAGAAAAATTGTGAATTCGGATTAAACAATTTATATTGCTACTACTAGGACAATATGTGGCCCGACACAAAATAGGTCTTGGCACGTAAATTAATGTTCCAGTGTTACATTGCTATATTTTATAAATGGTGGAATCCCATAATAACATGCAATTAAGTATTTAAAAGTAACCATAGTGAGTTAGCAGAGTAGAAGGCGATTCCCAAAAGTCAAACCACTCACATGAGCCGGTGGCTCTCCGCCGCAATGCCGCCGACAACCATCTCTTTGGAACCTCCTTTATTTTTTCGCATCATCTTAGAAGTTAGAGTAATTATCTAAGATGTAACAAGTTTGAGTACTCTGTTGAAGGTCGAATAGGTGATCCGACTCGATTCGGAAGTAGGTTGAGCACAATGTAACTCCAGAAATGGAGGATCCATGCCagagataaataaaataaatggaaaCACCACGAGTCCCCTTTCTTTGAATGGATCATACTCTATACAATCAGGCATTGTTATAAGAATGACCGAAACGTGACGATTGGACAACAATCTAGTTTGAAAGATTCAAAAATTGCATTTCCCTtcaaaaaaatgtttatatttaattatagaTGGTGTTGGGGGTGAGCCCCATGATTCCAAGGAGCAAAAGCATTACAAGTAGGCAAGACAACATCAACAATTAACATGGTAGACTTGCTTTTATTTGTGAAGTGAATGACATAAAAAGGGGTGTTGACAAAACtataaatacataaaagaaTGGAGAAACAGACACCAAACAACTTGAAAAAACAAGTTCAAGATGCACCTCTACATAGCACGCATACTTTGGTCTGCTTAAAGCAGATCCCAAGTAAAATGAGGCTGCACAGTACGATTTGTGGTGGCGGAAGTCGAAGGAGTGGCAGCCGTCATTGGCGTCGGAGGAGTTGGAGTTGAATCAAAAGTTTCCCACTGAGTG comes from Henckelia pumila isolate YLH828 chromosome 4, ASM3356847v2, whole genome shotgun sequence and encodes:
- the LOC140863399 gene encoding protein DETOXIFICATION 49-like, giving the protein MCNNPSDHRDSDMFTCLIPKTPTPTQPTHKPKNPTPTHLSLLLQESISIARIALPMILTGLLLYSRSIISMLFLGRLGDLALAGGSLAVGFANITGYSILSGLAMGMEPICGQAFGARKYKLLGLSLQRTVLLLVFTSFPIAFLWLNMRRILLFCGQDESIAAQAQEYLLYSLPDLFAQAVLHPLRIYLRTQSITLPLTFCAAVSILLHVPINYLLVSKLGLGIKGVAFAGVWTNMNLVASLVVYIIVSGVYKKTWEGLSMECLRGWKSLLNLAIPSCVSVCLEWWWYEIMILICGLLLNPKATVASMGILIQTTALIYIFPSSLSFSVSTRVGNEIGAGRPQKAKFAAIVGLSGGFLLGFTALLFAVSVRNIWATMFTRDKEIIALTSLVLPIIGLCELGNCPQTTGCGVLRGTARPKVGANINLGCFYLVGMPVAVGLAFFLRMDFQGLWFGLLAAQSSCVITMMVVLLLTDWEFEARKAEELTKEYRILDHQNEEDGEKDESDDKAEKKGDSQC